One Natator depressus isolate rNatDep1 chromosome 6, rNatDep2.hap1, whole genome shotgun sequence DNA window includes the following coding sequences:
- the EXD1 gene encoding piRNA biogenesis protein EXD1, with protein sequence MDPSSDYQFLSEILGKTVKITLKCGIFQGILQHVDSSRSIVLSRVKNLETGRSMPGVKMFFGYEIVNVELLEELEQAATPIRDSLVTGGTGMERGEPAEHSPQSSTCISPKSRVTTLSNLKYTLAEEEEEENMEYIVIDQFQQKFGPAMLHIKKQCVFGVAAEGVNLCRHGRLCWLQVATRSRVFLFDIFLLGPRVFKNGLQMVLEDKNILKVIHDCRLISDCLSHQYGVILSNVFDTQVADVLHFSSITGGFLPHRISSLQECLMRHLKMSPRKVYFLVYRQQAVQETPDIWFMRPLPPSLLKVLALETVYLLPLRLWLLDEMMSDLTTLVDGYLNAYREGSADLLGSTETSCMELPEELHQLADFQKLRRETALKKYKVNEEGLLIRPPLESKGKKAVEVEEKQGEDSGWLSSNGAALQKTSFHPQDPLHQNYDEQKQVVDHWENKKSIIGCKNPPLEMEAGARDLISWNSVSENTQATGKGFSPMQKPHTQAARSLKEEISLLFMGNKDEDLLCAKQSAIVSAYTPPKTSSSFQDSFQVPRQPSLSVLPPCPVLETVGLWQNPSSKMTQTHISHFPVRPERERSSAVRFAFPSGLSTRMPAPSPAGK encoded by the exons ATGGATCCGAGCAGCGATTACCAGTTCCTCAGTGAGATTCTGGGAAAAACAGTGAAAATCACCTTGAAATGTGGCATCTTCCAGGGAATATTGCAGCATGTGGATTCCAGCAGAAGTATCGTTCTGAGCAGAG TGAAGAACTTGGAAACAGGCAGAAGCATGCCAGGTGTGAAGATGTTTTTTGGTTATGAAATTGTGAATG TGGAATTGCTGGAGGAACTGGAACAAGCTGCAACTCCCATCAG GGACAGTCTAGTTACTGGAGGAACTGGAATGGAGAGGGGAGAACCAGCAGAGCACAGCCCACAGAGTTCTACTTGCATTTCCCCAAAGAGCCGGGTCACCACCCTGAGTAACTTAAAATATACCCTGGCAG aggaggaagaagaggaaaataTGGAGTACATAGTCATTGATCAATTCCAGCAGAAATTTGGTCCCGCT ATGCTGCACATCAAAAAACAGTGTGTTTTTGGTGTGGCAGCAGAGGGTGTTAATCTGTGTCGTCATGGAAGACTCTGCTGGCTTCAG GTAGCCACGAGGAGTCGGGTTTTTTTATTTGATATTTTCCTTCTGGGGCCTCGAGTTTTCAAAAATGGACTGCAAATGGTGCTGGAAGACAAGAACATTTTGAAA GTCATCCATGACTGCCGTTTGATCTCAGACTGCCTCTCACACCAGTATGGAGTCATTCTTTCCAACGTGTTTGATACACAG GTTGCTGATGTCCTGCATTTCTCCAGTATAACAGGTGGGTTCCTTCCACATCGGATCAGCTCCCTACAGGAGTGCTTGATGCGACACCTCAAGATGTCCCCCAGAAAGGTGTACTTCCTGGTGTACAGGCAGCAGGCTGTTCAA GAGACCCCTGATATATGGTTTATGAGACCTCTTCCACCTTCGCTGCTGAAAGTGTTGGCTCTGGAAACCGTTTACCTTCTACCTCTCCGCTTGTGGCTACTGGATGAGATGATGTCTGACTTAACAACCTTGGTGGATGGATACTTAAATGCATATCGGGAAGGGTCTGCAGATCTGCTGGGGAGCACAGAG ACCTCTTGTATGgagctgccagaggagctgcaTCAGCTGGCAGATTTCCAAAAGTTGCGAAGAGAGACAGCATTAAAAAAGTACAAGGTAAATGAGGAGGGTCTCCTGATCAGACCACCTCTGGAATCCAAAGGAAAGAAGGCAGTGGAGGTGGAAGAAAAACAAGGAGAGGATAGTGGTTGGCTTTCTTCTAATGGAGCAGCCTTACAAAAGACATCCTTCCATCCCCAAGATCCACTTCATCAAAATTATGATGAGCAAAAGCAAGTGGTAGATCACTGGGAAAATAAAAAGTCTATAATTGGCTGTAAAAATCCACCTTTGGAAATGGAGGCAGGAGCAAGAGACTTGATCAGCTGGAACTCTGTATCAGAGAACACCCAAGCAACGGGGAAGGGATTCTCTCCAATGCAGAAACCTCACACACAGGCTGCTCGATCTTTAAAAGAAGAGATAAGTCTATTGTTCATGGGAAACAAGGATGAAGACTTACTTTGTGCAAAGCAAAGCGCCATTGTGTCTGCCTATACCCCTCCAAAAACTAGCAGTTCTTTTCAAGATTCATTCCAGGTTCCACGGCAGCCCTCGCTTTCTGTACTGCCTCCTTGCCCAGTCCTAGAGACTGTTGGTTTGTGGCAGAACCCATCTTCGAAGATGACCCAGACCCACATTTCCCATTTCCCAGTAAGGCCAGAAAGGGAAAGGAGTTCTGCTGTTCGCTTTGCCTTCCCTTCAGGTCTCAGCACCCGGATGCCAGCACCAAGCCCTGCAGGAAAATAG